Proteins from one Hyperolius riggenbachi isolate aHypRig1 chromosome 4, aHypRig1.pri, whole genome shotgun sequence genomic window:
- the GP5 gene encoding platelet glycoprotein V, producing the protein MAIMVVLLLFVASSFVGANAFCSHLCDCSTKDAISCKGKSITDISKLSIPSNVTYVLISDTQASELTNTSFGYMPVTLRLYMNNNQFSLITSGVFQKFPLLKSLKMTNSKVESLPQDAFYTLYDLEQLFLEQNALTELDPLLFKDTGNLKNLNLNRNNLVELPPGLLDRLENLTLLNLSRNKLTSLPKHIFRSLVKLRTLYLYDNELKEISSEVFSDLIELEELSLSSNLIETIDKDAFYNLPTLKKLTLHNNSLGTLPDGLFLHLPSLTKLNLYENPLTELPSVLFGRMDNLSELWLYRTNLTSVPNFVFSNLTNLKILRLTLNAQLHSLPSESFSGLNKLAELSLHTNNLSFLNESLFKDLHQLKALSLYNNNLEHLPENILYPLINLHTLYLSSSRIRALPGNFLKPLNNLRGIYLDGNLWTCDCQLKDFKAWLEENTAVVQDYKSLICDSPSALKGKPISEFVAPVCSYSTAQSKSHIFEATSTASTTQSRSHIFEATSPASTTQNTQPDMVGYLATAPYFSDGVKSLLDDPTAVTYNAAPTRPIPPMGTNRNVTSKHNLHSSLFERRFRLQYGKIITYLFVASAVVQLLLILITCFSILKIWELYSYFKSREESVVLLRVLIPVSPASSHTA; encoded by the coding sequence ATGGCAATCATGGTTGTGTTGTTGTTGTTCGTGGCATCAAGTTTTGTAGGTGCTAATGCTTTTTGTtcacacttgtgtgactgctcaaCAAAGGATGCCATTAGTTGCAAGGGTAAATCAATTACAGATATTAGTAAGTTATCCATACCTTCTAATGTTACATATGTTCTTATAAGTGACACTCAAGCTTCAGAACTGACCAACACCTCCTTTGGGTATATGCCTGTTACTTTGCGTCTATATATGAATAACAACCAATTTTCCTTGATAACCTCTGGAGTGTTTCAAAAGTTCCCTCTTCTGAAATCATTGAAAATGACAAACAGTAAAGTAGAAAGTCTACCTCAAGATGCATTCTATACATTATATGATCTGGAGCAGTTGTTTCTGGAACAAAATGCATTGACTGAGCTTGATCCACTTCTATTTAAAGACACGGGAAATCTAAAAAATCTTAACTTGAACAGAAATAACCTTGTGGAACTACCTCCTGGCTTGTTAGATCGTCTTGAAAATCTCACTTTATTAAATTTGTCCAGAAATAAATTAACCTCTTTGCCGAAACATATATTCCGctcattggtaaaactgagaacccTATATCTTTATGATAACGAATTGAAGGAGATCTCATCAGAGGTATTTTCTGATCTCATTGAGCTGGAAGAGTTGAGCTTATCTTCAAACTTAATTGAAACAATTGACAAAGATGCATTCTACAATTTACCCACACTGAAAAAATTAACTCTTCATAATAATAGTTTAGGAACTTTACCAGATGGCTTATTCCTTCATTTGCCTTCGTTAACGAAACTGAATTTGTATGAAAACCCATTAACAGAACTTCCCTCTGTACTTTTTGGTAGAATGGATAACCTCTCTGAATTGTGGCTTTATCGAACAAATCTTACATCGGTTCCTaattttgtttttagtaatttaaCGAACCTGAAAATACTGAGGTTAACTCTGAATGCACAACTTCACAGTCTTCCATCTGAATCATTCAGTGGTTTGAACAAACTCGCTGAGCTGTCCTTACATACAAACAATTTAAGCTTTCTTAATGAAAGTCTATTTAAGGATCTCCACCAACTTAAAGCTCTTTCTCTGTATAATAACAATTTGGAGCATCTTCCTGAGAATATTCTTTATCCTCTTATAAATCTCCATACCTTGTATCTGAGCAGCAGTAGAATAAGAGCCCTCCCAGGGAACTTCTTAAAACCGCTGAACAATCTTAGAGGGATCTATCTTGATGGCAACCTTTGGACCTGTGATTGTCAACTCAAAGATTTCAAGGCATGGCTTGAAGAGAATACAGCAGTAGTGCAGGATTACAAGTCACTTATTTGTGACAGTCCTTCTGCACTAAAAGGAAAACCCATCTCTGAATTTGTGGCACCAGTTTGTTCCTATTCAACCGCACAAAGCAAGAGTCATATTTTTGAGGCCACATCAACTGCTTCAACCACACAAAGCAGGAGCCATATTTTTGAGGCCACATCACCTGCTTCAACCACACAAAACACACAGCCTGATATGGTGGGTTATCTTGCAACTGCCCCTTATTTTTCTGACGGAGTCAAATCTTTGCTTGATGACCCTACTGCTGTTACCTATAATGCTGCTCCGACCAGACCGATTCCTCCTATGGGAACAAACCGTAATGTTACATCCAAGCACAATTTACATAGCAGTCTCTTTGAAAGAAGATTTCGTCTTCAATATGGAAAAATCATCACTTATCTCTTTGTGGCTTCAGCAGTTGTGCAGCTGCTCCTCATACTCATAACATGTTTTAGTATCCTGAAAATTTGGGAGCTCTATAGTTATTTTAAAAGCCGTGAAGAATCTGTAGTTTTACTGCGTGTTTTAATACCGGTAAGTCCAGCTTCTTCACACACAGCGTGA